The genomic region CCGCGGCTCGGACGACGGCATCACCCTGTCGACCGTCGGTTTCGGCATGGGCAACTACAACGACGTGCTGATGGAGAAGCTCGCCGACCAGGGTGACGGCAACTACTTCTACGTCGACGGCCCGCGCGAAGCCGAGCGCGTGTTCCGCGAGAACCTGACCGGCATGCTGCAGACCATTGCCACGCAGGCGAAGGTGCAGGTCGAGTTCGATCCGCGTCGCGTGTCCCGCTGGCGGCTGTTGGGCTACGAGAATCGCGACGTGGCCGACCGCGACTTCCGCAACGACGCCGTCGATGCCGGCGAGGTGGGCGTCGGGCACCAGGTCACCGCGCTGTACGAGCTCAAGCTGGTGGGTGAGGGGCGCAGCGGCGATGACGACGAGGACGATGCCGCGCGCCTGGGCACCGTGCACCTGCGCTGGGAGGCGCCCGAGCACGATACCAGCCACGCCGGGAAGGTCACCGAGATCGAGCGCGACATCACGCGGGGGATGTTCGCGAAGTCGGAGCCGGACGGCTCGCCGCACCGCCGTGCGCAGGCGCTCGCGGCCGAGTTCGCCGAGATCCTGCGCGGCAGCTACTGGGCGAAGGAGAGCCGCCTGTCCTCGCTGGTGCCGGTCGCCGACGGCCTGGCCCGTGAACTGCCGCGCGACCAGGCCGTGCAGGACCTGGCCCGCATGGTCCGCCGGGCGGCGGATCTCAAGGAGGGGGACGGGGGACGACACCGCCAGCCGTTGCGGGACGAGTAGCCGCACCGGCGGCGGGCCCGAATCGGCCGGGCCGTGAAATGGGGCCCGTGGCGGACGAAGCGCCACGGGCCCCGTCCTTTCCGGGTTGGCCGCTCCTCGGATGACCTGCGGGGCGGTACGGGTCAAATGAACACCATTATCATCCAGAATCGGTTATCATGGGGCCCGTGGTCCGGGAGTGGAAGAATCCCCCTTGAACGGGGAATGGAAGGCCGCCTGGTCGGGGCGCGTGTGGGGAAGGTGCGGGATGTCGAAACGGATTCTGCTCGCAATGCTGCCGGTCCTGCTGGCCGGCGCCGGGCCGGCGCGTGGTGACACGCCGCAGCCGGCACCGACCACCCCGGCCGAACTCATCGCCGCCTCGCGCCACGCCTTCGACAATCGGTTCTACGCGCGCGCCGACTCCCTGGCCGAAGCTGCCTGCGCACGGTTGGAAATTGAAGGTCGTTCCGACCCGCTCGAGCACGCCACCGCCCTGGTGTGCCTGTCGCGCGCGCGCACGGCCCGGCGCTCCCTGGCCGACTCGGTGGCGGTGCGCTCGGCCCGCCGGGCGCTGGCCATGCTGCCCTCGGGCGCCGGCGATCGCGACCTGGTGCGGGCCGACGCACATGATGTGCTCTCGCTCATCCTCGATGAGCAGAACCGCGCCGATCTCGCGCTCGATCATGCGCGCCGGGCTCTGGCCCTGAGGCGCGCCGGCTACGGTGAGATACACGAAGAAGTGGCCGAGTCCTGGTACCGGCTGGGATCGGCGCAGATGAGCCTGGGTCAGGTAGACTCCGCCCTGGTGACGATGCGCACCGGGCTTGAGACGCGCCTTGGCTGCAATATCGAGAGCGACCGTCGCATCGGCGACTTCCACACCGAGATCGCCGAACTCCTCGAGAAACAAGGCGATCCCGATGCGGCGCGTGCCGAACTCGACATCGCCCTGCGGGAGTACGAAACGCGCAAGGGGCGCGCACATTCGGCAATGGTCCAGGGTCTTCAAAGGGCCGGACTGTTCGAGATGCGGAACGGTGACCTTTCGCGCGCGGTCGACCTGTCGCTGCAGGCCCTGACGGTGGCCGAGTCGGTGAAGAACTTCAGTCCCGCCAACTTGGCCCTCCTGCGGGGAAACCTGGCGGTCATGCTGAGCGAGATGGGCGATTTCGCGCGAGCCCACCGCCTGCTCGGGCAGGTGGTGCCGGTGTACCAGGCGGAGCTCGGCATGGACCATCGGCAGACCCTCTGGGCCGAGGTGGCGCTGGCGACGACCGAGGCTTCCCTTGGCGATACTCTCGCCGCTGCGGCCCGTTTCCGCAGTGTCTGTGACCGGTTCGAAGCGGCCGGTTCCATCACCAGTACCGGCTCGCTCACGCAGGCACGGGTCGGGCTGGCCGAGCTTGTCGCTGACCGCGACCCGCGCGCGGCGCTCGCCCTCATTGATGCCGCCGAGGCCGTCGAGCGCCTGCGACCCGACCCGAACTGGGGAGCGATGGCAGACGTGCAGATCATCCGGATGCGCCTGCTGGCCGACCTGGGCGATCGGGCGGGGGTGGCGCGAGCCGATACGGCCCTCGAGCGGACCTTGGAGGAACACGACCTGCACGGCACCGATACCGGGATCGGGGCGCTGGCCGCAGGCAGCCTGGCGCTGGCCAAGGTGGGACGCACGAAGGAGGCGGTGGCCCGCGCGCGCGCCGGTGCGTCGTTGTCGCGTGACCGGATGCTGCGCGACCTGCGTGCCCTTCCCGACCGCGAGGGGCTGACGCTGGCCGGCGAGCGTTCGACTTCACTCGACGCGCTGCTGAGTCTTGTGCTGGCGGGACACGGCGACCCGGCCGTCGCCTGGGACGAACTGATCCGCTGGCGGGGACTGGTGCGCGACGAAGTGATGCGCCGTCGCCTGCCCGCAGTGGCCCTGGGCGATACGTCGGTGCTGCGCGCCCATGCGGCGTGGGCGGCGGCGACCCGGCGCCTGGCCCAGTTCGAGGTGCGCGCGGCCGGTGCCACCGACGAGGCGGCGCTGGTGCGCCTGGCTGAACTGCGCGCGCGCGCCGACGACGCCGAACGTCGTTGGGCCACGGTGGCACCTCGGACGCACGCTCCGGCAGGCAGCGGCACCGGCGACGTGAACCTCGAGGCAGTGCGCTCGGCGCTTCCTTCCGGCTCGGCCCTCGTGGCGTTCACGACCGTGCGCACGCGTGGCAAGCCCGATCACCTGGCCGCGTTCGTGCTCGACCGGCAGGGCCGCGTGCGCGTGCGTGACCTGGGCGCCGTATCCGGGATCGAGGCCGCCCTCTCGCAGTGGCGATCGCTGGCCGGGCGCTCACCGAAGGGGCAAGCCGGCGCCGAGCAGGCGTGCCGTGATGCCGGTCGTCGGTTGCGCGAGCTGACCTGGGATGTCATCGCTCCGCTGACGGGCAACGCCAAGGACGTGGTCGTGGTTGCCGATGGCCCACTGCACCGCATGGCGTGGGCTGCGCTCCCGGTGGATGACGAGGCGTACCTGGTCGAACGCGGTCCCGGCCTGACGGTGCTCGAATCCGAACGCGACCTGCTGCGGGCAGCCGAACCGACGCCATCCTCGGGACTGCTCGCGGTCGGCGGCGTGAATTTCGCCGGAGCGATGGAAACGTCGCCCGCGTCCGCGCCCGCTGCCCCGCGGCCGCTGGCTGTCGCGTCGACGCGCGCCATGCTGCCCGACTGCCGGTCCGGGCTGGCGCCCGTTTTCGCCGAGTTGCCTGGCACTGTGCGCGAGATCGAAGCCATCGCCCGCGAGCAGGGCACCGACGTGCAGGTGCTGCGCGGCGGTGCGGCGACCGAGGCGGCCTTCAAGCGATTGGCCCCGGGAAGGCGCGTCATCCACCTGGCCACGCACGCTGTCGCCCTCGACGATCTCTGCACAGCAGGGATGGCCGAAGGTGAACGCGGCGTGGGCGGCGTGGCACCTGCCGGCGGGGCGGGCGCGAGGCCGGCCGCCGGGGAAGCGCCGCAATCGCCGTGGCTCGGCCGTCGCGTGGTGCTGGCTCTGGCCGGGCCAATGCCGCGGCCGACAGCGATGACGAGAACGAGGGCCTGCTCACCGCCAGTGAAGTGGCCATGCTGGATCTTCGGGGTACCGAGTGGGTGGTGCTGTCGGCGTGCGAGTCGGGCGTGGCGGAGAACTGGAATCGCGAAGGCGTGCTGGGCCTGACCCGGGCGTTCCGCCTGGCCGGGGCCCGCGCCGTGATCGCCAGCCAATGGGCAGTGGACGACGATGCCACGTCGGAGTGGATGACGGCCCTGCATCGCGCGCGGGTTGCCGGGGCCTCCGGGACGGGCCGCGCGATGCAGGAGGCTTCGTGCGAGATCCTGCGCGCTCGCCGGGCCGACGGCCGCGGCACGCATCCGTTCTACTGGGCGGCCTTCACCGCGACCGGCGAATGAGGACGGAAGCGCCGCAGGGCGGGAGGGTGTGATGGATGTGAGCGCAAACGGCGGACCGGTCGGGGACAGCGACGGCTCCCGCGACATCTCCCTGCTGGCGACGAGCGAGCTGATCTCGCTGGCACGCGGGGGCGACGACGCGGCGCGCGAACAGCTCCTGGCGCGCTACCTGCCGCGTCTGCAGCGCTGGGCCAGCGGCCGCCTGCCGCTGCGCGCCCGTTCCCTGCTCGACACCACCGACCTGGTGCAGGAAACACTGTTGCGCACGCTGCAGGGAATCGACCGGGTCGAGGTGCGCGGGCCCGGCGGTTTCCAGGCCTATGTTCGCCAGGCGGTCCTCAATCGTATAAGGGACCAGGTGCGCTGGGCCGGGCGTCGCCAGGGTCGCGAGGAGCTTTCCGAGGACCTGCCGTACCATGGCCCGTCGCCCCTGGAACAGGCGATCGGCGGCGCCGTGCTCGACCGCTACGAGCGCGCGCTGGCCGGTCTCGGCCGGGAGGACCAGGAGTTGCTGCATCTGCGCATTGAACTCGACTTCGATTACGGCGAGATCGCCTCGATGACCGGGCGGCCGAGCCGCGACGCGGCGCGCATGGCCGTGCAACGCGCACTGGGTCGCCTGGCGGAAGCGATGGGCCATGAGGGCTGACGACGATCGCCTGGCCGGGCTGCTCGGGTCCGTCTCCGACGGCGAGGTCATCGACTGGGACGCCGTGGTGCGCCGCATGGGACCGGCCGAACTGCCGGTCATCGAGGCGCTGCGCGATGTGGACCGCATTCACAGCTTCAACCGCGGGCTGCAGCGTGCAGGGGCTTCCGGTGATCCATTGCCCGACAGCCCCGGCGACGTGCCGCGCTGGGGCGACCTGCTCCTTCTCGAGCGCTGCGGCGTCGGCGCCCAGGCCGAAGTCTACCGTGCCTGGGATCCCGGCCTGCGCCGCGAGGTGGCGCTCAAGCTGCTGCGGGCCGGCGCTCCCGGCGCCGACGCCGGCGCCGACCGTTCGCCGCTGCTGGCCGAGGGGCGCGCCCTGGCCCGCATCCGGCATCCGCACGTGGTGGCGGTGCATGGCA from bacterium harbors:
- a CDS encoding von Willebrand factor type A domain-containing protein encodes the protein MYFEHAGVNPFVATDDDALSTFALDVDNASFSLARSYLDRGELPPADAIRVEEFVNALDAGWQRHGSETFRIGLDGGPSRFGEGYHLLRVGIVGRSVEDGRRKPANLVFVIDVSGSMDRESRLGSVKRALRTLVDELGEGDRVGIVVYGSRGDVLLPLTDVSQRSTILGVIDGLQPNGSTNAVEGLTLAYDLARRNYDAGIINRLVLCSDGVANTGTATSAEGILALARRGSDDGITLSTVGFGMGNYNDVLMEKLADQGDGNYFYVDGPREAERVFRENLTGMLQTIATQAKVQVEFDPRRVSRWRLLGYENRDVADRDFRNDAVDAGEVGVGHQVTALYELKLVGEGRSGDDDEDDAARLGTVHLRWEAPEHDTSHAGKVTEIERDITRGMFAKSEPDGSPHRRAQALAAEFAEILRGSYWAKESRLSSLVPVADGLARELPRDQAVQDLARMVRRAADLKEGDGGRHRQPLRDE
- a CDS encoding CHAT domain-containing protein; protein product: MSKRILLAMLPVLLAGAGPARGDTPQPAPTTPAELIAASRHAFDNRFYARADSLAEAACARLEIEGRSDPLEHATALVCLSRARTARRSLADSVAVRSARRALAMLPSGAGDRDLVRADAHDVLSLILDEQNRADLALDHARRALALRRAGYGEIHEEVAESWYRLGSAQMSLGQVDSALVTMRTGLETRLGCNIESDRRIGDFHTEIAELLEKQGDPDAARAELDIALREYETRKGRAHSAMVQGLQRAGLFEMRNGDLSRAVDLSLQALTVAESVKNFSPANLALLRGNLAVMLSEMGDFARAHRLLGQVVPVYQAELGMDHRQTLWAEVALATTEASLGDTLAAAARFRSVCDRFEAAGSITSTGSLTQARVGLAELVADRDPRAALALIDAAEAVERLRPDPNWGAMADVQIIRMRLLADLGDRAGVARADTALERTLEEHDLHGTDTGIGALAAGSLALAKVGRTKEAVARARAGASLSRDRMLRDLRALPDREGLTLAGERSTSLDALLSLVLAGHGDPAVAWDELIRWRGLVRDEVMRRRLPAVALGDTSVLRAHAAWAAATRRLAQFEVRAAGATDEAALVRLAELRARADDAERRWATVAPRTHAPAGSGTGDVNLEAVRSALPSGSALVAFTTVRTRGKPDHLAAFVLDRQGRVRVRDLGAVSGIEAALSQWRSLAGRSPKGQAGAEQACRDAGRRLRELTWDVIAPLTGNAKDVVVVADGPLHRMAWAALPVDDEAYLVERGPGLTVLESERDLLRAAEPTPSSGLLAVGGVNFAGAMETSPASAPAAPRPLAVASTRAMLPDCRSGLAPVFAELPGTVREIEAIAREQGTDVQVLRGGAATEAAFKRLAPGRRVIHLATHAVALDDLCTAGMAEGERGVGGVAPAGGAGARPAAGEAPQSPWLGRRVVLALAGPMPRPTAMTRTRACSPPVKWPCWIFGVPSGWCCRRASRAWRRTGIAKACWA
- a CDS encoding CHAT domain-containing protein; its protein translation is MAENWNREGVLGLTRAFRLAGARAVIASQWAVDDDATSEWMTALHRARVAGASGTGRAMQEASCEILRARRADGRGTHPFYWAAFTATGE
- a CDS encoding sigma-70 family RNA polymerase sigma factor, yielding MDVSANGGPVGDSDGSRDISLLATSELISLARGGDDAAREQLLARYLPRLQRWASGRLPLRARSLLDTTDLVQETLLRTLQGIDRVEVRGPGGFQAYVRQAVLNRIRDQVRWAGRRQGREELSEDLPYHGPSPLEQAIGGAVLDRYERALAGLGREDQELLHLRIELDFDYGEIASMTGRPSRDAARMAVQRALGRLAEAMGHEG